A part of Paenibacillus donghaensis genomic DNA contains:
- a CDS encoding cold-shock protein, whose amino-acid sequence MNYRKKPLEEIPEENTAIWACTNEGCNGWMRDNFAFEHAPSCRLCHSPMERSMKMLPLLLNSNGDLKSLKKGISIT is encoded by the coding sequence ATGAACTACCGGAAGAAACCTTTGGAGGAAATACCGGAAGAAAATACTGCAATCTGGGCTTGTACCAATGAGGGTTGTAATGGATGGATGAGGGATAATTTCGCATTTGAACATGCGCCTTCTTGTCGTCTCTGTCACTCTCCTATGGAACGTAGCATGAAGATGCTTCCGCTGTTGCTCAATTCTAATGGCGACCTCAAATCGTTGAAGAAGGGTATCTCGATTACCTGA
- a CDS encoding cold-shock protein, which yields MQTGTVKWFNAEKGFGFIEVEGGSDVFVHFSAITGDGFKTLDEGQRVEFNVVQGNRGPQAENVVKL from the coding sequence ATGCAAACAGGTACAGTTAAATGGTTCAACGCAGAAAAAGGATTCGGTTTCATCGAAGTTGAAGGCGGAAGCGACGTATTCGTTCACTTCAGCGCAATCACTGGCGACGGCTTCAAAACTTTGGACGAAGGCCAACGCGTTGAATTCAACGTTGTTCAAGGCAACCGCGGACCACAAGCCGAAAACGTTGTAAAACTGTAA
- the yycI gene encoding two-component system regulatory protein YycI produces MDWGRAKNVLIFAFLGLNLLLCYQLWMDLREQVSANLDFTSLSKETQAVMEQKGIRILSPIPAATPKLPAITYSYSSEGQNEPLVKLENPIDSKLIYSSFSELSKALEGQIPDIASYRFDSQESDVGTFVLHPLVQEKWSLFRVRLELITSEQKIVAYRWPKIELGASSGEGEQKVLPASQALSSLIEKYFPLDAVVKEIELGYYGELFNSESQVASPMWRFILEDGSTYYVDAISADIISPKTTE; encoded by the coding sequence ATGGACTGGGGAAGAGCCAAAAATGTGCTGATCTTCGCCTTTCTGGGACTGAACCTGCTGCTGTGCTACCAGCTGTGGATGGATCTGCGCGAGCAGGTCAGCGCGAATCTTGATTTCACTTCCCTGTCCAAGGAAACTCAGGCCGTTATGGAGCAGAAGGGAATCCGGATTCTGTCTCCGATCCCGGCGGCCACGCCCAAGCTGCCTGCGATTACTTACAGCTATTCCAGCGAGGGGCAGAATGAGCCGCTGGTGAAGCTGGAGAATCCGATCGACAGCAAGCTGATCTATTCGTCCTTCTCTGAGCTGAGCAAGGCGCTGGAGGGACAGATCCCGGATATCGCAAGCTACCGGTTCGACTCGCAGGAGAGTGACGTGGGCACTTTCGTGCTCCACCCGCTGGTGCAGGAGAAATGGTCGTTGTTCCGGGTGAGGCTGGAGCTGATTACCAGCGAACAGAAAATTGTTGCCTACCGCTGGCCGAAGATTGAGCTTGGAGCGAGCAGTGGGGAAGGCGAGCAGAAGGTGCTTCCGGCCTCGCAGGCGCTGAGCAGCCTGATCGAGAAGTACTTCCCTCTAGACGCCGTGGTGAAAGAGATTGAGCTGGGGTATTACGGCGAATTGTTCAATTCGGAGAGCCAGGTGGCTTCGCCCATGTGGCGGTTCATTCTGGAGGATGGCAGCACCTATTATGTGGACGCGATCAGTGCGGACATTATCAGTCCCAAGACAACAGAGTAG
- a CDS encoding MBL fold metallo-hydrolase, which translates to MGISFTVLSSGSTGNVTVVRNGETTLMIDAGLSAKRIDELLAMRELTGSDIDGILVTHEHSDHIRGLGAMARKYDLPIYANTNTWGAIEKGIGKIAEHNRVILESGEQRDFGSLRVESFAISHDAAEPVAYNFYDGSEKLCVATDLGYVSDKVRTAISDADVLVLEANHDIEMLRMGRYPWNTKRRILGDMGHLSNDAAGAALSEILTGRTKRAYLAHLSRDHNMIDLARMSVRCAMEDRGTFYKDTEFKLCDTYFDRPTPWDKVSQS; encoded by the coding sequence ATGGGAATATCATTTACAGTTCTGTCGAGCGGTTCTACCGGGAATGTGACGGTGGTCCGCAACGGGGAAACCACACTTATGATTGACGCGGGGCTGAGCGCCAAGCGGATCGATGAGCTGCTGGCCATGCGCGAGCTGACGGGGAGCGATATTGACGGCATTCTCGTCACCCATGAGCATTCGGACCATATCCGCGGACTTGGAGCCATGGCACGCAAATATGATCTTCCCATCTATGCCAATACCAACACCTGGGGAGCCATTGAGAAGGGGATCGGCAAGATTGCCGAGCATAACCGTGTCATTCTGGAGTCGGGGGAGCAGAGGGATTTCGGCAGCTTGCGCGTGGAGTCCTTCGCCATCTCGCATGATGCGGCCGAGCCGGTCGCTTATAATTTCTATGACGGCAGCGAGAAGCTGTGTGTGGCTACCGACCTGGGCTATGTGAGCGATAAAGTGAGAACGGCAATCTCGGATGCCGATGTGCTTGTGCTGGAGGCTAATCACGATATTGAAATGCTGCGGATGGGACGTTATCCGTGGAATACGAAACGCCGTATTCTGGGCGATATGGGTCATTTATCTAATGATGCTGCAGGGGCAGCACTGAGTGAGATTCTGACAGGACGCACCAAGCGGGCCTATCTGGCTCATTTAAGCAGAGACCATAATATGATTGATCTGGCCAGAATGTCGGTGCGCTGTGCGATGGAGGACCGGGGCACTTTCTATAAGGACACTGAGTTCAAGCTGTGCGACACTTACTTTGACCGTCCTACGCCATGGGATAAGGTGAGCCAGTCATAA
- the cydB gene encoding cytochrome d ubiquinol oxidase subunit II yields the protein MSLNELWFLLIAVLFVGFFFLEGFDFGVGMQTQLLAKNDSEKRVLINSIGPFWDANEVWLITAAGAMFAAFPEWYATLFSGFYIPFVFALLALIARGVAFEFRGKRDSQAWKKTWDACIFFGSLLPPFLLAVVFASFIKGLPIDADMQMRAGFTDIVNVYTVLAGVAVVMMCLVHGLMFTTLRTTGDLQLRARKLAQKLLLPLGALLVAFVVMTYYMTDIFEQRGTWLLIIIILGIAAYVAAGYFMTKEKDSWAFGMTGAVFALSVASIFVGLFPRVMISSIDQAFNLTITNAASGHYSLKVMTIVALTMLPFVLGYQIWSYFIFHKRIHEKEHLEY from the coding sequence ATGTCTCTTAATGAATTATGGTTCCTGCTGATTGCGGTGCTGTTTGTGGGCTTCTTTTTCCTGGAGGGCTTCGACTTCGGGGTAGGGATGCAGACACAGCTGCTGGCCAAAAACGACAGTGAAAAGCGGGTGCTGATCAACTCGATCGGCCCGTTCTGGGATGCTAATGAGGTCTGGCTGATTACAGCGGCGGGTGCGATGTTCGCAGCGTTCCCCGAGTGGTACGCGACGCTGTTCAGCGGATTCTACATTCCGTTTGTGTTCGCACTGCTGGCGCTGATTGCGCGCGGGGTGGCTTTTGAATTCAGAGGCAAACGCGACTCACAGGCCTGGAAAAAAACCTGGGACGCCTGCATCTTCTTCGGCAGTCTGCTGCCGCCGTTCCTGCTTGCCGTAGTCTTCGCCAGCTTCATTAAAGGGCTGCCGATTGATGCGGACATGCAGATGCGTGCCGGATTTACCGACATCGTCAATGTCTACACCGTACTTGCGGGTGTGGCTGTAGTGATGATGTGCCTGGTGCATGGACTAATGTTCACAACGCTGCGCACGACCGGCGATCTGCAGCTGCGCGCGCGCAAGCTGGCCCAGAAGCTGCTGCTGCCGCTGGGCGCGCTGCTGGTAGCTTTTGTGGTAATGACATATTATATGACGGATATCTTCGAGCAACGCGGAACCTGGCTGCTGATTATTATTATTCTGGGTATCGCCGCTTACGTGGCGGCCGGATATTTCATGACCAAGGAGAAGGACAGCTGGGCGTTTGGCATGACCGGTGCGGTGTTTGCCCTCTCGGTAGCGTCCATCTTCGTGGGACTATTCCCGCGCGTGATGATCAGCTCGATTGATCAAGCCTTCAATCTGACAATTACCAACGCGGCTTCGGGCCATTATTCGCTGAAGGTGATGACGATTGTGGCGCTGACGATGCTGCCGTTCGTACTGGGCTATCAGATCTGGAGTTACTTTATCTTTCACAAACGGATTCACGAGAAGGAGCATCTTGAATACTAA
- a CDS encoding cytochrome ubiquinol oxidase subunit I, with protein MDTVMLSRFQFASTTIFHYFFVPVSIGLALLIAIMETMYVRKGNEEYKKMAQFWGKLFLINFAVGVVTGILQEFQFGMNWSDYSRFVGDVFGAPLAIEALLAFFLESTFIGLWIFGWDKVSKRVHLLSIWLVAFGTMLSAFWILVANSFMQHPVGFAVNNGRAEMNDFFALITNGQLLVEFPHTVLAAYATGAFLVTGISAYKLLKKQEVSFFKKSFEIAAIVGIISSIGVAVAGHAQAQYLVGTQPMKMAATEALWGKSGDPAPWTVWANIDPVNKVNTNEFQIPYMLSFLSYSKFSGEVKGMNQLQAEYEQQYGPGDYIPPVRTTFWSFRIMVLAGTLMIVLGLYAMYLMWRKKMDRPNTWFMRFMLWGLLLPPIANTAGWIMTEIGRQPWTVFGLMQTKDSVSPNITSGQVLFSVISFTTIYAILGAVLVGLFIKVIKQGPYNMDQDHGQPHDPYNKGVGPHVS; from the coding sequence ATGGATACAGTCATGCTGTCACGGTTTCAATTCGCATCGACGACGATTTTTCACTATTTCTTTGTGCCGGTATCCATTGGACTAGCGCTCCTGATTGCGATTATGGAGACCATGTACGTTAGAAAAGGCAATGAGGAATACAAAAAAATGGCGCAATTCTGGGGGAAGCTGTTTCTCATCAATTTTGCAGTCGGTGTAGTAACAGGGATTCTGCAGGAATTCCAGTTCGGGATGAACTGGTCGGACTATTCGCGTTTCGTAGGAGATGTGTTCGGGGCTCCGCTGGCAATAGAAGCGCTGCTGGCTTTTTTTCTGGAGTCTACCTTTATCGGGCTGTGGATCTTCGGTTGGGATAAGGTGTCCAAAAGAGTCCATCTGCTCTCGATCTGGCTGGTAGCCTTCGGCACGATGCTGTCGGCCTTCTGGATTCTGGTGGCGAACTCCTTCATGCAGCACCCGGTTGGCTTCGCGGTTAATAATGGGCGGGCGGAGATGAATGATTTCTTCGCGCTCATTACGAACGGCCAGCTGCTGGTCGAGTTCCCGCATACGGTGCTGGCGGCTTATGCCACAGGCGCATTCCTGGTGACGGGGATCAGCGCGTATAAGCTGCTGAAGAAGCAGGAGGTTTCTTTTTTCAAAAAATCGTTCGAGATTGCAGCTATTGTAGGGATTATCTCTTCTATTGGTGTGGCAGTAGCCGGACATGCCCAGGCACAATACCTGGTTGGGACCCAGCCGATGAAGATGGCAGCCACTGAAGCACTATGGGGCAAAAGTGGTGATCCGGCTCCTTGGACCGTATGGGCTAATATAGATCCGGTCAACAAAGTAAACACTAACGAATTCCAAATTCCCTATATGCTGAGCTTCCTGTCGTACAGCAAGTTCTCCGGTGAAGTTAAAGGGATGAATCAGCTGCAGGCAGAATATGAACAGCAATATGGACCGGGAGATTATATCCCGCCCGTGCGCACGACGTTCTGGAGCTTCCGGATTATGGTGCTGGCTGGTACATTGATGATTGTGCTTGGCTTGTATGCGATGTATCTGATGTGGCGCAAAAAGATGGACCGTCCGAATACCTGGTTCATGCGCTTTATGCTGTGGGGGCTGCTGCTTCCACCGATTGCTAATACCGCAGGCTGGATTATGACTGAAATTGGCCGTCAGCCTTGGACGGTATTCGGACTGATGCAGACAAAAGACAGCGTATCGCCTAATATTACAAGCGGTCAGGTGCTATTCTCGGTGATATCATTTACAACGATTTATGCGATTCTGGGTGCCGTATTGGTTGGCTTGTTCATTAAGGTAATCAAACAAGGTCCGTACAACATGGATCAAGATCACGGTCAGCCACATGATCCGTATAACAAGGGGGTCGGGCCACATGTCTCTTAA
- a CDS encoding S1C family serine protease — MGLFDDDFYSTKVSRRRERAETSSSSNNRTWSVRKSRRGLSTLQISAISSLISAVVAVLLFSLVTGQLSQEKVAEPVRVQNVAPSSGDPYERIIQAAATVRPAVVSIINHKEDNKELEILDESALGSGVIYKKDNKKAYIITNNHVIDGSGDLEVVTVDGVTRKAELVGTDKVSDIAVLSIDVKGINMVAQIGDSSKLRLGETVIAIGNPLGLGDTLTSGIVSYTERTIPVSLNQDGVYDWEQEVIQTDAAINEGNSGGALVDLNGKVIGINTMKISDTGVEGLGFAIPANHVMDIADELSAKGKIARSYLGVYSIDLNNPYVPLAEDQRKELNLPTSVTDGVVVLDAVGPGKEAGLQLNDVITKFDNQPIHSTLQLRKYLYDKTKIGDELKITFYRNGEVKQVTVKLLEKPEE; from the coding sequence GTGGGATTGTTTGATGACGATTTCTATTCAACCAAGGTATCACGGCGCAGAGAACGTGCGGAAACATCAAGTTCGTCGAATAACCGGACATGGTCGGTGCGCAAGAGCCGGCGGGGTCTGTCCACCTTGCAAATATCCGCGATCAGCTCCTTGATCAGTGCGGTGGTTGCCGTTCTGCTATTCAGTCTGGTAACCGGTCAGCTCTCACAGGAGAAAGTGGCAGAGCCGGTAAGGGTCCAGAATGTGGCACCAAGCAGCGGTGATCCCTATGAACGCATTATTCAGGCTGCTGCGACGGTTCGTCCGGCGGTGGTCAGCATTATCAACCACAAGGAAGATAATAAGGAACTGGAAATTCTCGATGAGTCGGCACTGGGCTCAGGCGTAATTTATAAAAAGGACAACAAAAAGGCTTATATCATTACCAACAATCATGTTATCGACGGCTCGGGTGACCTGGAGGTTGTGACCGTTGACGGCGTGACGCGCAAGGCAGAGCTGGTGGGCACAGACAAGGTGAGCGATATTGCCGTACTCTCCATCGATGTCAAAGGAATCAACATGGTTGCGCAGATAGGTGATTCCTCCAAGCTGCGGCTTGGGGAAACGGTAATTGCCATCGGTAATCCGCTGGGTCTGGGCGACACATTGACCTCCGGGATTGTCAGCTACACCGAACGTACCATTCCCGTCTCTCTGAATCAGGATGGGGTATACGACTGGGAGCAGGAGGTCATCCAGACGGATGCCGCCATTAATGAAGGCAACAGCGGCGGTGCGCTGGTTGATCTGAACGGCAAGGTGATTGGCATCAACACCATGAAGATTTCCGATACCGGTGTGGAGGGATTGGGCTTTGCGATTCCCGCTAACCATGTTATGGATATCGCCGATGAGCTGTCTGCCAAAGGCAAAATCGCCCGTTCTTATCTGGGTGTATATTCGATAGATCTTAACAACCCGTATGTGCCGCTTGCAGAGGATCAGCGCAAGGAGCTGAATCTGCCAACCAGCGTAACAGACGGCGTAGTGGTACTGGATGCCGTGGGTCCGGGCAAGGAAGCCGGCCTGCAGCTTAATGATGTGATTACCAAGTTTGACAATCAGCCAATACATTCTACACTGCAGCTGCGCAAATATTTATACGACAAAACGAAGATTGGCGACGAGCTGAAGATCACATTTTACCGCAACGGAGAAGTCAAGCAGGTTACCGTAAAACTTCTTGAGAAACCCGAGGAATAA